A window of Ardenticatena maritima contains these coding sequences:
- a CDS encoding PIG-L deacetylase family protein, which produces MNNIALPRHIQRAMVIMAHPDDPEFFCGATVAYMAEQGIEVTYLILTDGSKGSDDRTLATRDLIRIRREEQRAAANVLGVKHVVFFDEPDGELQNTLDVRRNVVREIRRYRPDVVIAPDPQRYYFDSGYINHTDHRAAGVIALDAVFPASQNFRFFPVLLEEGFEPHHVREVWLAGACEPNFELPLDHMFDKRVEAILQHRSQFSDPEGLVKRLHTWREESGGHVERYRRLRLVWDEEEEETQNERAPAT; this is translated from the coding sequence ATGAACAACATCGCATTACCACGCCACATCCAGCGCGCCATGGTCATCATGGCACATCCCGACGACCCCGAATTTTTCTGCGGCGCGACAGTCGCCTACATGGCGGAACAAGGCATTGAAGTGACGTACCTCATTCTTACCGATGGCAGCAAAGGGAGCGACGACCGCACGCTTGCCACCCGCGACCTCATCCGCATTCGCCGCGAAGAACAACGCGCCGCTGCGAACGTGTTGGGCGTCAAACATGTGGTCTTCTTCGACGAACCCGATGGCGAACTCCAAAATACGCTTGACGTGCGCCGCAATGTGGTGCGCGAAATTCGCCGCTACCGCCCCGACGTGGTCATCGCGCCCGACCCGCAACGCTACTACTTCGACAGCGGCTACATCAACCACACCGACCACCGCGCCGCCGGCGTCATCGCGCTGGACGCGGTCTTCCCCGCGTCGCAAAACTTCCGCTTCTTCCCCGTCCTGCTGGAAGAAGGCTTTGAACCGCACCATGTGCGCGAAGTCTGGCTGGCGGGCGCGTGTGAACCCAACTTTGAACTCCCGCTCGACCACATGTTCGACAAGCGCGTGGAAGCGATTTTGCAACACCGCAGCCAATTCAGCGACCCTGAGGGGTTGGTGAAGCGCCTGCACACCTGGCGCGAGGAATCGGGCGGGCATGTGGAACGCTACCGCCGCTTGCGGCTGGTGTGGGATGAAGAGGAAGAAGAAACCCAAAACGAACGCGCCCCGGCGACCTAA
- a CDS encoding amidohydrolase yields the protein MPPILFTNAHIYAPDSAHTWHTAMLVEQERIRWVGHPDDLGPQVQATPHSLEGGYVLPGLTDAHTHFLALALLTQRVNLRGTRSLAEALQRIAEYARTTSAMWIEGHGWNEHEWVEHRLPTRHDLDAILPARPVALSRIDGHLLWCNSLALQMAGITADTPDPEGGQIDRDEHGEPTGILRETARLLVSRIIPEPPLATKVAALEAAQRDALALGLTGVHTIESALALEAYQTLEQENRLRMRILFMPMYDALNALRTTGKHPGSGSARLRLGQLKLFSDGTLGSRTAWLLAPYSDAPDELGLPTYTPDELHALVAEAHRAGWPVAIHAIGDAANRAALDAIEAAPPHNSTLPDRIEHVQLIHPDDVPRFAQLGVIASMQPIHMASDWRLAEQRWGERARFGYAWRTLRAAGAVLAFGSDAPIEPINPWPNLQVAVTRRDLDGNPPEGWYPLERLALADALDGFTHGAAVAAGLPHEGRLSVGAFADFIVLEHNPFTTPPENLATVRPLRTFVGGEEVNT from the coding sequence ATGCCACCGATTCTTTTCACTAACGCCCACATCTACGCGCCCGACAGCGCCCACACCTGGCACACCGCCATGCTGGTCGAACAGGAGCGCATCCGCTGGGTGGGGCATCCCGACGACCTCGGTCCGCAAGTGCAGGCAACACCCCACTCGCTCGAAGGTGGCTATGTCCTGCCCGGCTTGACCGACGCGCACACACACTTCCTCGCGCTGGCGCTGCTCACACAGCGCGTCAACCTGCGCGGCACGCGAAGCCTCGCCGAAGCCCTGCAACGCATCGCCGAGTATGCCCGCACCACCAGCGCCATGTGGATTGAGGGGCATGGCTGGAACGAGCACGAATGGGTGGAACACCGCCTGCCCACCCGCCACGACCTGGACGCCATTCTGCCTGCTCGACCGGTCGCCCTCAGCCGCATTGACGGGCATCTGCTCTGGTGCAACTCGCTTGCCTTGCAAATGGCGGGCATCACCGCCGACACCCCCGACCCCGAAGGCGGACAGATTGACCGCGATGAGCATGGTGAACCCACGGGCATCTTGCGCGAAACCGCCCGCCTGCTGGTCAGCCGCATCATTCCCGAACCGCCGCTGGCCACCAAAGTCGCCGCGCTGGAAGCCGCCCAACGCGACGCCCTCGCCCTGGGGCTGACCGGCGTCCACACCATTGAAAGCGCCCTTGCACTGGAAGCCTACCAGACACTCGAACAAGAAAACCGCTTGCGCATGCGCATTCTCTTCATGCCCATGTACGACGCGCTCAACGCCCTGCGCACCACCGGCAAACATCCCGGCAGTGGCAGCGCCCGGCTCCGATTGGGGCAACTCAAACTGTTTAGCGATGGCACGCTCGGCTCGCGCACCGCCTGGCTGCTCGCGCCCTACAGCGACGCCCCGGACGAACTCGGCTTGCCCACCTACACCCCCGACGAACTGCACGCCCTGGTTGCCGAAGCCCACCGCGCCGGCTGGCCGGTTGCCATTCACGCCATCGGCGACGCCGCCAACCGCGCCGCGCTGGACGCCATCGAAGCCGCACCGCCGCACAACAGCACCCTACCCGACCGCATCGAACATGTGCAACTCATCCACCCCGACGACGTGCCCCGCTTCGCGCAGTTGGGCGTGATTGCGTCCATGCAGCCCATCCACATGGCGAGCGACTGGCGGCTGGCGGAACAACGCTGGGGCGAACGGGCGCGCTTTGGCTACGCCTGGCGCACCTTGCGCGCCGCCGGCGCGGTTCTCGCATTCGGCTCCGACGCCCCCATCGAACCCATCAACCCATGGCCGAACCTGCAAGTCGCCGTCACCCGCCGCGATTTGGACGGCAACCCGCCCGAAGGGTGGTATCCTCTCGAACGGCTGGCGCTCGCCGACGCGCTCGACGGCTTCACACACGGCGCGGCTGTTGCCGCCGGTTTGCCCCATGAGGGGCGGCTGAGCGTGGGCGCATTCGCTGATTTCATCGTTTTGGAGCACAATCCCTTCACCACACCCCCCGAAAACCTGGCAACCGTGCGCCCGTTGCGCACCTTTGTGGGGGGAGAGGAAGTCAACACGTGA
- a CDS encoding TolB-like translocation protein, translating into MFDWRFTEEDEPLPSLPSTPARRWTRRTLLRLTLVALLLLLIGGLAARLWWARQLDRMEADLRTFILAEERDRLFGRTERIPYLVAEGVSYTWWTAYERTFTPPDAARPVQVDIQRIAIEGDTALVDLTLNGVPYVRAYRIWRGSWRRTEVPPEAWGEERRAKQLPNGVYVIYRPRDRTFADTLARDLPALFALLDAGTQTNALKQIEIEPHDLQPPLIFAGEQRIVLNSPLLLPPDGDGAERVRLALAHTLVARALPAAETDAPHDVLVRAAADVLAARWALDDDAYRDYIATWQHPFRKETSWRLALSAPFTPPLRSGVLVSPQMLDAAAHVAAAYLAEQDAPATLVRMLNASCTTWDTCLYTFYGRTLRELEAELLAFIEGRPATSRTMPAETLPRYAHVALYDSSLPAFVLQNEENGPPLIAELTPQTRITSGVGVDIPPTCIPTNALVEIEGEWFTEGRHLRAARITVREPLGGVWPPFGTAPANTVAFLARQEGNTTTLLALLEDGSETPLVQVERASVRFRQIPQRGDEAARFLFFTWLESCQRYWFLLFNAQTAEFHGWLSPRQQTPDIGVNYTHWRPDEADPLLVQGYPLARGFGTRYAVFTPTETPTISEFAPVAATLAPGEWPIGWSAATRRLVVYNTRTNTDIALIDLATGERRPFSLAQRIQIHALSPDGRYLAYGTRQQPRQDGPPTLLLVLDLTNGQTSFALPLPEGQWLASLAWSLRLEDPHLAFVVQEPRETFTLRVANVARPNATNFILTTDNIPLWNAVICPDGRLLAKLGVEENAPLLLHAQSINAQPLPIARLTPNTDIIGCPAVPPTYHLAPRPLDDALLLEGAESLWRLRLAPGTTRVRR; encoded by the coding sequence ATGTTTGATTGGCGCTTCACCGAAGAAGATGAACCATTGCCGTCTCTGCCGTCCACGCCCGCCCGGCGCTGGACACGCCGCACCCTGCTTCGGCTGACGCTTGTGGCACTGCTTCTGCTCCTCATCGGCGGGCTTGCCGCGCGCCTCTGGTGGGCGCGCCAACTGGACCGCATGGAAGCCGATTTGCGCACCTTCATTCTTGCCGAAGAACGCGACCGCCTCTTCGGGCGCACCGAACGCATTCCCTACCTCGTCGCCGAAGGGGTTTCGTACACCTGGTGGACCGCCTACGAGCGCACCTTCACCCCACCGGACGCCGCCCGCCCCGTGCAGGTTGACATTCAGCGCATTGCCATCGAGGGCGATACGGCGCTGGTGGACCTCACCCTCAACGGCGTGCCCTATGTGCGGGCGTATCGCATCTGGCGCGGCAGTTGGCGACGCACCGAAGTGCCCCCCGAAGCATGGGGAGAAGAGCGACGCGCCAAACAGTTGCCCAACGGCGTGTACGTCATCTACCGCCCCCGCGACCGCACCTTTGCCGACACCCTCGCCCGCGACCTTCCCGCGCTCTTCGCCCTGCTGGACGCCGGCACGCAGACAAACGCGCTCAAACAAATCGAAATTGAGCCGCACGACCTGCAACCGCCGCTCATCTTCGCCGGTGAACAGCGCATCGTGCTCAACTCGCCGCTGTTGCTGCCACCCGACGGCGACGGCGCGGAACGTGTGCGCCTGGCGCTAGCGCACACGCTGGTTGCCCGTGCCCTGCCCGCCGCCGAGACCGACGCTCCGCATGATGTGCTGGTACGCGCCGCCGCCGACGTTCTTGCCGCCCGCTGGGCGCTGGATGACGACGCCTACCGCGACTATATCGCCACGTGGCAACACCCCTTCCGCAAGGAAACCTCTTGGCGGCTCGCGCTGAGCGCCCCCTTCACTCCACCATTGCGCAGTGGGGTGCTCGTCTCCCCCCAAATGCTGGACGCCGCCGCGCATGTCGCCGCCGCCTACCTTGCCGAACAAGACGCCCCCGCCACGCTGGTGCGTATGCTCAACGCCTCATGCACCACCTGGGATACCTGCTTGTACACCTTCTACGGGCGCACGCTCCGCGAACTCGAAGCCGAATTGCTGGCGTTCATCGAGGGACGACCAGCCACATCACGCACCATGCCCGCCGAGACGCTGCCGCGCTACGCCCACGTTGCCCTGTACGACAGCAGTTTGCCCGCCTTCGTGTTGCAAAACGAAGAAAACGGACCGCCGCTCATCGCCGAACTGACACCCCAAACCCGTATCACCAGCGGCGTCGGTGTGGACATCCCCCCCACATGCATCCCCACCAACGCCCTGGTTGAAATAGAGGGCGAATGGTTCACCGAAGGGCGACACCTGCGCGCCGCGCGCATCACCGTGCGGGAACCACTGGGCGGCGTCTGGCCGCCGTTTGGCACAGCCCCCGCCAACACGGTCGCTTTCCTCGCGCGGCAAGAGGGCAACACAACCACCCTGCTCGCCTTGCTTGAAGATGGGAGCGAAACCCCACTGGTGCAGGTCGAACGAGCGAGCGTGCGCTTTCGCCAAATTCCGCAACGCGGCGACGAAGCCGCCCGCTTCCTCTTCTTCACCTGGCTTGAATCGTGCCAGCGATACTGGTTCTTGCTGTTCAACGCGCAAACCGCCGAATTCCACGGCTGGCTCAGCCCACGCCAGCAAACCCCGGACATCGGTGTCAACTACACACACTGGCGACCCGATGAAGCCGACCCGCTTCTGGTGCAGGGGTATCCGCTCGCGCGGGGGTTCGGCACACGCTACGCCGTTTTCACCCCCACCGAAACCCCCACCATCAGCGAATTTGCGCCCGTCGCCGCGACGCTGGCGCCCGGCGAATGGCCTATCGGCTGGAGCGCCGCCACCCGCCGCCTGGTGGTATACAACACCCGCACCAACACCGACATCGCGCTGATAGACCTCGCCACCGGCGAGCGCCGCCCCTTTTCCCTGGCACAGCGCATACAAATCCACGCGCTCAGCCCCGACGGGCGCTACCTGGCGTACGGCACGCGCCAACAGCCGCGGCAAGATGGTCCCCCCACCTTGCTGCTCGTGCTCGACCTGACGAACGGGCAAACCTCGTTCGCGCTTCCCCTTCCCGAAGGGCAATGGCTCGCCTCGCTCGCGTGGTCGCTGCGTTTGGAAGACCCACACCTGGCGTTTGTGGTGCAAGAACCGCGCGAAACCTTTACGCTGCGCGTCGCCAACGTCGCCCGTCCAAACGCCACGAACTTCATCCTCACAACCGACAACATCCCCCTCTGGAACGCCGTCATATGCCCGGACGGGCGACTGCTTGCCAAACTGGGTGTGGAAGAAAACGCCCCCTTGCTCTTGCACGCCCAAAGCATCAACGCGCAACCGCTGCCCATCGCCCGCCTGACGCCCAACACCGACATCATCGGGTGTCCGGCAGTGCCGCCCACGTACCACCTTGCCCCCCGCCCACTCGACGACGCCTTGCTTCTGGAAGGTGCGGAGAGCCTGTGGCGGTTGCGGTTGGCACCCGGAACAACACGCGTGCGCCGATAG